In Massilistercora timonensis, the following are encoded in one genomic region:
- a CDS encoding QueT transporter family protein, with the protein MRNQRITFMTQAAMIAAVYVVLTYVFAPFSFGEVQVRLAEALTILPLFTPAAVPGLFIGCLIGNILGGAILPDILCGSLATLIGAVFTYLLRDKSPFIAPLPPILANTVVVPLVLRYGYGVALPIPFLMLTIGIGEILSCGALGLVLYYALRQRGFQKGTGYF; encoded by the coding sequence TCGCGGCTGTCTATGTGGTGCTGACGTATGTCTTTGCGCCCTTTTCTTTCGGAGAAGTGCAGGTCCGCCTGGCGGAAGCCCTGACCATCCTCCCCTTATTCACCCCCGCTGCCGTTCCCGGCTTGTTTATCGGATGCCTGATCGGAAATATCCTGGGCGGAGCCATCCTGCCGGACATCCTATGCGGAAGCCTTGCCACGCTGATCGGCGCTGTCTTTACGTATCTTCTGCGGGACAAAAGCCCGTTTATCGCGCCGCTGCCACCGATCCTGGCCAACACAGTGGTCGTCCCGCTGGTCCTTCGCTATGGATATGGCGTGGCGCTTCCCATCCCCTTCCTTATGCTCACCATCGGGATCGGAGAGATCCTCTCCTGCGGAGCGCTGGGACTGGTGCTGTATTACGCGCTGAGACAACGCGGTTTTCAAAAAGGGACAGGGTATTTTTAA